One window from the genome of Gadus macrocephalus chromosome 7, ASM3116895v1 encodes:
- the LOC132460830 gene encoding sodium/potassium/calcium exchanger 3-like, with protein sequence MKVQTRRRRPFQRFCCCGVGLLAVFWITQVIHAPEPSDGDAATSIPPQGSARHLLQERAANQTPDHPRAAIHEFPEDVFTKEQRNRGAVLLHVLCAIYMFYALAIVCDDYFVPSLEKISENLQLSEDVAGATFMAAGSSAPELFTSLIAVFITRGDVGVGTIVGSAVFNILVIIGLCGIFAGQTVVLTWWSLFRDSSYYILSVLALILVIYDAQVVWWESLLLMSMYGVYIIIMKFNSQILGFVTRRFRGPGQCCGAEEPGEEKMTEEPPASCNTTMVLLSKDQGEEPAPVMMVDELLILNPHQLSFSEAGLRVMITPHFSPRTRLSMAGRMLISERQRLISSPKTQLDGDGVPRSRLGSAGQALKAAGGPCGVENGGGGGGGGGGGGGAGNGGLGKAGSDGATVDGGEKTGAEACPPGREEDADDGTFRPLRIPRGCGARVKWLLSWPLGLLLYCTVPNCVRPRWHRWFMVTFVASTLWIAIFSYLMVWMVTVISYTLGIPDYIMGITFLAAGTSVPDCMASLIVARQGMGDMAVSNSIGSNIFDILLGLGFPWALRTLIVDRGIAIPINNKGLVYSVVLLLASVFLTVASVHLNHWRLDRRLGLGLLFLYSIFLLCSILFGQM encoded by the exons ATGAAAGTGCAGACGAGGCGACGGCGGCCCTTCCAGCGGTTCTGCTGCTGCGGAGTGGGGCTGCTCGCGGTCTTCTGGATCACGCAAGTCATCCACGCACCAG AACCCTCTGATGGCGATGCGGCCACCAGCATCCCGCCTCAGGGCTCGGCACGTCACCTGCTGCAGGAGAGGGCAGCCAATCAGACGCCAGATCACCCAAGAGCAG CCATCCACGAGTTTCCAGAGGACGTCTTCACCAAGGAGCAGAGGAACAGAGGAGCTGTGCTTCTCCACGTGCTCTGT GCCATCTACATGTTCTACGCTCTGGCCATTGTCTGTGACGACTACTTTGTCCCTTCCCTAGAGAAGATATCTGAG AACCTCCAGCTCAGCGAGGATGTGGCCGGGGCTACCTTCATGGCCGCCGGAAGCTCCGCCCCCGAGCTGTTCACCTCTCTCATTG CTGTGTTCATCACCAGGGGCGACGTGGGCGTGGGCACCATCGTGGGCTCGGCTGTCTTCAACATCCTGGTCATCATCGGCCTCTGTGGCATCTTCGCAGGACAG accGTGGTCCTGACTTGGTGGTCGCTCTTCAGAGACTCCTCCTATTACATTCTCTCAGTTCTGGCTCTCATCCTG GTGATCTATGACGCGCAGGTTGTCTG GTGGGAGTCTCTGCTGCTCATGTCCATGTATGGAGTCTACATTATCATCATGAA GTTCAACTCCCAGATCCTGGGCTTCGTGACGAGGAGGTTCCGGGGCCCGGGGCAGTGCTGTGGGGCGGAGGAGCCCGGCGAGGAGAAGATGACGGAGGAGCCGCCAGCCTCCTGCAACACCACCATGGTGCTGCTCAGCAAAG atcagggggaggagccggctCCCGTCATGATGGTGGACGAGCTGCTCATCCTGAACCCCCACCAGCTGTCGTTCTCCGAGGCCGGCCTCCGAGTCATGATCACCCCCCACTTCTCCCCCCGCACCCGCCTCTCCATGGCGGGACGCATGCTGATCAGCGAG CGCCAGCGGCTGATCAGCAGCCCCAAGACCCAGCTGGACGGGGACGGGGTCCCCAGGTCCCGGCTGGGGTCCGCCGGCCAGGCCCTGAAGGCCGCGGGGGGACCCTGTGGTGTGGAGaacggcggcggaggaggaggaggaggaggaggaggaggaggagcgggaaaCGGGGGGCTGGGGAAGGCAGGGAGCGACGGAGCCACCGTGGACGGAGGAGAGAAGACGGGAGCGGAGGCCTGTCccccagggagggaggaggacgcTGACGACGGGACCTTCCGTCCTCTGAGGATACCAC GGGGTTGCGGTGCGCGGGTCAAGTGGCTCCTCTCGTGGCCCCTGGGGCTCCTGCTCTACTGCACCGTCCCCAACTGTGTGAGGCCCCGCTGGCACCGCTGGTTCATGGTGACCTTCGTGGCCTCAACCCTGTGGATCGCCATCTTCTCCTACCTCATGGTCTGGATG GTCACCGTCATCAGCTACACGCTGGGCATACCCGACTACATCATGGGGATCACTTTCCTGGCCGCAGGCACCAGTGTGCCGGACTGTATGGCGAGTCTCATCGTAGCTCGGCAAG gcATGGGGGACATGGCCGTGTCCAACTCCATCGGCAGTAACATCTTTGACATCCTGCTGGGTCTGGGGTTCCCGTGGGCTCTCAGGACTCTCATCGTGGACAGAGGAATAGCG ATCCCCATCAACAACAAAGGACTGGTGTACTCAGTCGTCCTGTTGCTGGCTTCTGTATTCCTCACG GTGGCGAGTGTCCATCTGAACCACTGGCGGCTGGACCGGAGGCTGGGGCTGGGCCTGCTGTTTCTCTACTCCATCTTCCTGCTCTGCTCCATCCTGTTTGGCCAGATGTGA